Proteins encoded within one genomic window of Vidua macroura isolate BioBank_ID:100142 chromosome 2, ASM2450914v1, whole genome shotgun sequence:
- the CLDND1 gene encoding claudin domain-containing protein 1 isoform X1 yields MMDNRFATALVIACVLSLISTIYMAASIGTDFWYEYHTLSAAENVSEAGRSIWEEFVSKDADEKTYTDALFRCNGTVGLWRRCITVPKNSHWYSPPETDMTTNCISFSLSDQFVEKYIEPGNHNSGTDLNRTYLWRLQFLLPFVSIGLMCFGALIGLCACACRSLYPAIATGILHFLAGLCTLGLVGCYVAGIELLHRKLPLPEDVRGEFGWSFCLACVSAPLQFMAAALFIWAARTNRKEFTLLKAYRVA; encoded by the exons ATGATGGATAACCGGTTTGCTACAGCGCTGGTGATCGCCTGCGTGCTCAGCCTCATCTCCACCATCTACATGGCAGCCTCTATCGGCACCGACTTCTGGTACGAGTACCACACCCTGTCCGCAGCCGAGAATGTTAGTGAGGCTGGTAGAAGCATCTGGGAGGAGTTTGTCAGCAAAGATGCAGATGAGAAGACATACACAGATGCGCTCTTCCGGTGCAACGGCACGGTTGGATTGTGGCGGAGGTGCATCACTGTACCCAAAAACTCTCACTGGTACAGCCCACCAG AAACTGATATGACTACAAACTGCATCAGTTTCTCCCTCTCTGATCAGTTTGTAGAAAAGTACATAGAGCCTGGAAATCACAACAGTGGCACGGATTTGAATCGGACTT ATCTCTGGCGGTTGCAGTTTCTCCTGCCCTTTGTCAGCATCGGCCTCATGTGCTTTGGGGCTCTGATTGGGCTCTGTGCTTGTGCCTGTCGCAGCCTTTACCCAGCCATTGCCACTGGAATCCTGCATTTTCTAGCAG GGCTGTGTACACTGGGCCTCGTTGGCTGCTACGTAGCTGGGATTGAGCTGCTCCATAGGAAGCTGCCTCTGCCTGAGGACGTGAGGGGTGAATTCGGCTGGTCCTTCTGCCTCGCCTGTGTGTCAGCACCTTTGCAGTTCATGGCAGCTGCTCTTTTTATCTGGGCAGCTCGCACCAACAGGAAGGAATTCACCCTCCTGAAAGCCTACCGTGTGGCATAA
- the CLDND1 gene encoding claudin domain-containing protein 1 isoform X2: MTTNCISFSLSDQFVEKYIEPGNHNSGTDLNRTYLWRLQFLLPFVSIGLMCFGALIGLCACACRSLYPAIATGILHFLAGLCTLGLVGCYVAGIELLHRKLPLPEDVRGEFGWSFCLACVSAPLQFMAAALFIWAARTNRKEFTLLKAYRVA; the protein is encoded by the exons ATGACTACAAACTGCATCAGTTTCTCCCTCTCTGATCAGTTTGTAGAAAAGTACATAGAGCCTGGAAATCACAACAGTGGCACGGATTTGAATCGGACTT ATCTCTGGCGGTTGCAGTTTCTCCTGCCCTTTGTCAGCATCGGCCTCATGTGCTTTGGGGCTCTGATTGGGCTCTGTGCTTGTGCCTGTCGCAGCCTTTACCCAGCCATTGCCACTGGAATCCTGCATTTTCTAGCAG GGCTGTGTACACTGGGCCTCGTTGGCTGCTACGTAGCTGGGATTGAGCTGCTCCATAGGAAGCTGCCTCTGCCTGAGGACGTGAGGGGTGAATTCGGCTGGTCCTTCTGCCTCGCCTGTGTGTCAGCACCTTTGCAGTTCATGGCAGCTGCTCTTTTTATCTGGGCAGCTCGCACCAACAGGAAGGAATTCACCCTCCTGAAAGCCTACCGTGTGGCATAA
- the LOC128803683 gene encoding phospholipase A2-like: MGPRLLLVLVLLQAVWKVALGKPHSLHTRGIIELAGAITCGTGRSPLAYIGYGCYCGLGGRGWPKDKTDWCCHRHDCCYDTAEKEGCNPKVQRYQWACEQNTVRCDNLTDRCEKMVCLCDQEAAKCWGAAPYNPHFILWPDFLCGQTHPTCHVRYGGPE; encoded by the exons ATGGGCCCCCGCCTGCTGCTGGTTCTGGTGCTGCTTCAGGCAG TTTGGAAAGTTGCTCTGGGAAAGCCCCATTCACTGCACACTCGAGGAATCATTGAACTGGCTGGAGCCATAACGTGTGGCACAGGACGGTCTCCCTTGGCATATATTGGCTATGGGTGCTACTGTGGACTGGGAGGAAGAGGTTGGCCTAAAGATAAAACAGACTG GTGCTGCCACAGGCACGACTGCTGCTATGACACGGCAGAGAAGGAAGGCTGCAACCCCAAGGTGCAGCGCTACCAGTGGGCGTGTGAGCAGAACACCGTGCGGTGCG ataACCTGACAGACCGATGTGAAAAAATGGTGTGCCTGTGTGACCAAGAAGCAGCCaagtgctggggagcagccccaTACAATCCTCACTTCATCCTCTGGCCAGACTTTTTATGTGGACAGACTCATCCCACCTGCCATGTCAGATATGGGGGACCAGAATAG